CTGTAGAGAAGCTTCCTTGTGGTGTGTGGGTAGTGAGAACCACAACGATCCAATCATCTTCTTTACCAATACCCATTCCCGTAAACTTAGAATCGTTCAAACTCAACGAGTATTGTGACTTGGTGAAGTTTGTGAGGACGAGGCTTGGGCTCGACTCTAAGAAAGGAACACATGCGGGCATGATCAAGCCGTCTCTTGTGTCGGAGACGCTTAAGTGGCATTTAGCTAGAATATTAGGGTAGTCTGTGAACTGTGGCTCGGTTCCGGGTACTGTGGCTGAGCCAGTGTCGTTGGTGCATTG
The DNA window shown above is from Brassica oleracea var. oleracea cultivar TO1000 chromosome C3, BOL, whole genome shotgun sequence and carries:
- the LOC106333975 gene encoding uncharacterized GPI-anchored protein At3g06035-like, with translation MATYKLLLIYFILIFLSRHVLSDIDEEDVLFIGINSYRASQNLTTLNNNENAECLADEIADQLKNKQCTNDTGSATVPGTEPQFTDYPNILAKCHLSVSDTRDGLIMPACVPFLESSPSLVLTNFTKSQYSLSLNDSKFTGMGIGKEDDWIVVVLTTHTPQGSFSTATKVDSNGFTFAIGFFNYVFVFILSFCFFLC